AATTCTTATCATTTTTTGCAAGAGCTTTTAAAATTTCGACCGTTCTATCGGTAGAAGCGTTGTCTATAAAAATATGCTCGTATGCATACTGTGGGAATTGTGACATCGCTTTTTTAACCCTCGCATAGACCTCCTTCACGTTTTCTTCCTCGTTAAAACACGCGGTAACGACGCTAATTTTTTTCATATCATCTCCTAAAAACAAAAAATTTATTCAATATAAACGAAATTATGGCTAGCGGTACAACCAATACGAAGCCGTTTATATACATATTCTCAAATCCGAGCCGTTTAAAGAGCCATAAGAAAAATATGTTTAAGAGATATGTTATAACATATACCAAAACAAATTTAAAAATCAGCCTATTATCGCTACTACCGAATACTAGATTGCCTATAGTTTTAAAGTTAAATAATACACCCAGTATCGTAGAAAACAACACGGCAAGAGGATAATATAGACCGATATAGATAAAAAGAGCAAACAGCCCGTATCCGAAAGCGGTGTTTAGAATTCCGACGAGGAGGAAGGATATGAGTTGGCGTTTTATAGGCATTTAGACGCCCTTTTTCTTATACGAACCCATCGGTTTTTCTATGAAGATATATGATAGAAACCCAAAGAACAAACAATAACAAAGCCCTATAAGCAAATTAAGACCTATACCTAGATGATACTGCTCTATGATTTGATGCACTTTAAAAAGAACGGGCTCATGCCAAACATAAATTACAAAGGTCATAATTCCAAAATAATGTAATATGTTTTTATTATTTTTAATGTCAAATAATATATCTTTATACTCTATTAGAATAATTAAGAAAAACGTCATTAATGCAGTAAAAGTAGGTAAAAGATAAATAAATTTCTCCGCATAAAATTCTATATAGTTGTTAAAAGTATAATAGCTAAAAAAGAAATTTACGAACAATAAAAGCGCCAGTATTATTCCTATAAAAAAGCCAATATATTTAAATTTATATTTTCTACTTATATCATCTATATATAAATTTGCTAATATACCAAATAGAAATAAGTCTATATTGCAATACAATGGCTTATAGATACATCTATCCCAAAATTCGAAATCAACTGCACCACTATAATTTATTTTATATAAGGCAAATCTTTCTATTACGCCAAACGCAATAACTAAAAATAATACCTTGTTTAATCCAATCTTATCCGATATAAAAATGATAAACTGTACCAAAAAAGGAACCAGGATATAAAATTGAATTTCTGTACTCAAAGACCATAGCGCGCCATCAATATTTATATTTAGTAAACTATCGTTTGTAAACGTAGCTACTCTTATAAGCGATTTGATATTTTCTGGTCGAAAAATTTCAGGATGTACGAAAATAGCAAGGGTAAATATGCAAAAATAATATATAGGAAATATTTGCAAAATTCGGTTTTTATAGAAATATAGAATTCCGCTATCACCATAAGAATATCTTTTTGTAATAAATGCTTTGCCCATAAGAAACCCCGATAAAACAAAAAATATCCATACCCCTCCCCATGCAGATGGGTACTTCAAAAAGGTTAGATCAATATCACCCATAAATATCTTGCTTAAATTTTCATTTACCTTAGAATTATAAAAAATAATGTATCCATGTATTATAAATACCATAGCCCATGCTATAGTCCTTAATAAAAGCAGTTTATTATAAATATTTTTATTATATATGTAGTTCTTTGATAAATTAAATATATTATTTTTGTTTATACTAGATAATATTAATTTAATATTTATTAATATTAATATGACTAGTAGTATTATAAGATAAAAAGAGAAATCATAATTATTTAAATTGGTCAAAATAAAATCATTGCTTAAAATTTTTCCATTTTTAAATTCTCTGCTACTGTCAAATCCTCCTCCAAATTTTATATTACTAAATTTTGGGTATACATTAGAAAAAAATCATTTATAATATTTTTTTCCATTAAGATTTATATATACTTTATGATCAATATAAATTATTTGTAATTTATATATTTGATTTAAGTTTGATTTGGTATCAATATTTATAGGAATACCAAATAGCTTGCCATTAGCATCTGGAAAAAAGTAAATAGGCACTATCTTCACTAAATTCTAATCGCAATCCTTCATTATAATCCGCCGTTTGAAATAAGTTTTCATAGCTGTTTATTATTCTATCAAATTTGAATTGTATATTAGTCTTAAAAAAATATTTTCACCATTTATTGCATTAGAAGTAGACTGATATAGAGTACTTAAAGCAATATTAAGATTTTGATTAATAATTCTTTGACTTGCGATAACTACTGAAAGAGACATTACTAAAATAAACAGCAATACTATAAAAAAATATATTATATTTTTCTTATATACATTAATTAATTTACCTTTTTTTCGATAAGCACATAATTATTTTTTTTAACATCATTAAATAGCCTACTCAGAGTCTTAAGCTTAGGAATTCTCTGTTTTTATATTTTCATTATACCAATAACTACCATATATATCAAAAAAATTACGTTTTCCAATTTCTAATTCATAATCTCTATCTATATCGCTATCCACATATAATATATCGGCATCTTTTATTCAATAATTCAATAACCTCTTTATATTCTATATCTGATACCAAAAAAAGATTTTTAATTCAAAAATATTTTTAATCCGGAATATTTCTTTGAAAAAAATTGCAATACATTATCATATTTTTGAAATCATATAGATTTTACTATCACTACTAGAATATTTATCTATAAGTTTTAAAGAATCTTCAAATAACTCGAAAGAATATGTTGAAACAATGCCACCAGCCCTATCATGATTCCAAACATAAGTTTTATGATTATTAAAAAAATTAAATTAAAATTATATATATCAGAAAAAAATATGCAAAAAGGTAGTTTTATATAATAAAAAAATTAAACATATAAAAAAATAATACTATGCAATACTTGTTTATATTTGATTTTTTTATAGCGGCTAATACAATAAAAAAAGGTAACGAAAAATATAAATACATTCATGGATAGATTATCCAATTTCCATATAAAAATAAGTGTATAAAAAAACTCCGTATAAAAACAATAAAAAAATATAACTGTCTAAATACTTATATTCTTTTTAATTTATTAAAAAAACAAAATCAACATTAACCACTGGATTGCAACAATAGCAAGTATAAAGAAGAATAGAGTCATCGGTATATTAAATGAATAGAATCCATCCAAAAAAATATTTTATGGATGGATTTTTTTCATTAGCGGATATTCAATATAAGAAACAAACCCTGATATTGCATAAATTGCGACTAATACTAATCTAATTATTGATAATCTTTTTTCATAAATAGTTAGTAACACATACCTTATAATAAACGTTCCAAGTAGTGATACAAAAATAAATAAGCCAAAATCATTAGACATTAAAATAGATAAAACTGCAAGTAACGATGCCAAAAACAACAAGTATTTACTTGGTTTCGGCGCACGAGATGCATAGTATAATAGCAAAACGATAATCAAGTCAAAAAAATGTCTTGTATCTATAACGCCCGGGGCATAGTGATAGGCATAATATGGTATAAAAAGAAGCCTAATACAAGCCAGAAGTATTAGACAAC
This genomic interval from Campylobacter concisus contains the following:
- a CDS encoding GtrA family protein, which translates into the protein MPIKRQLISFLLVGILNTAFGYGLFALFIYIGLYYPLAVLFSTILGVLFNFKTIGNLVFGSSDNRLIFKFVLVYVITYLLNIFFLWLFKRLGFENMYINGFVLVVPLAIISFILNKFFVFRR
- a CDS encoding acyltransferase family protein, producing MTNLNNYDFSFYLIILLVILILINIKLILSSINKNNIFNLSKNYIYNKNIYNKLLLLRTIAWAMVFIIHGYIIFYNSKVNENLSKIFMGDIDLTFLKYPSAWGGVWIFFVLSGFLMGKAFITKRYSYGDSGILYFYKNRILQIFPIYYFCIFTLAIFVHPEIFRPENIKSLIRVATFTNDSLLNINIDGALWSLSTEIQFYILVPFLVQFIIFISDKIGLNKVLFLVIAFGVIERFALYKINYSGAVDFEFWDRCIYKPLYCNIDLFLFGILANLYIDDISRKYKFKYIGFFIGIILALLLFVNFFFSYYTFNNYIEFYAEKFIYLLPTFTALMTFFLIILIEYKDILFDIKNNKNILHYFGIMTFVIYVWHEPVLFKVHQIIEQYHLGIGLNLLIGLCYCLFFGFLSYIFIEKPMGSYKKKGV